GGGAAAGTGACCGATCAAGCTAGTAAGAATCTAGAGCGAGTACGTAAGAAAATGTTTGTGATCAAGGACCGCATCCAGAAGAAGCTAGCCACGTTATTAAGTAGGCATCAAGCCATTCTACAAGAGCACTTGGTAAGTGTTAGAAATGGACGGTATGTTATTCCAGTGAGAAAAGAGTACCACAAACAGGTCAAGGGATCGATACTTGACCAATCTACTAGCGGGCAAACGGTATATATGGAGCCAGAAGAAATCGCCTCCCTACAAGTAGAGCTTAGCATGCTTCAAGCAGACGAATCTCGGGAGGAGGGGATTATACTTTATGAGCTCACGGGTCTAGTAGAATCGGCCGCGTCCGATATTCAATTGAATATTCAAATTACAGGCACGTATGATTTTATTATTGCAAAAGGGAAATATGGCAGGTCCATCGGAGGGGGGCCAGTTCTGTTGAATGCGAATGGGAACATTGCTGTTTACGGCGCTAAACATCCATTACTACTTAGGACGATGATTCCGCTTGATATGGCTATTGGAACAGGATATCGTTCACTAATTATTACAGGTCCTAATACGGGCGGGAAGACGGTTGCGTTGAAAACGCTAGGGATACTTACGCTTATGGTGCAATCAGGATTATTGGTTCCTGTAGATCCAGGTAGTACATTTGCTGTGTTCTCTAAAGTGATGACTGTCATTGGGGATGGACAAAGTATCGAACAGTCTCTTAGTACTTTTTCTGCTCAAATTCAGCGGTTAATTCATATGGTAGAAACAGCTAACTCATCTACCCTTCTTCTCATTGATGAACTTGCTGCTGGGACAGATCCTGGTGAAGGAATGGCATTGTCGATTGCTATCCTAGAAGAGTTGAATCGTAGAGGGGCATGCATGATGGTGACGACTCATTTTAATGAACTGAAAACTTTCGCTTCACACACCGAAGGGTTTCAGAATGCACGTATGGAGTTCGATGTGGAGACGTTAGAGCCTTTATACCGTCTTACCATTGGTGAAGCCGGACGGAGTTATGCTATTGAAATAGCGAAGAAACTAGGGATGAGTCAAGGTATTGTGCAGCGTTCGCAAAATATTGTGACTGGACAGAAGCAACGCCTTAGCAGAGAAGAACAGCCGTATGTAGATGTAAAGGTTGATTCGGGTTTTAATTCCCAATCGAGCTCAGGTAACAGTAAATCTAAAGGGAACTCTAAATATCATCACAACCTTAAGGATCAGCAGCAGAGTGCTCGTCACTTAAGAAGGTTCGAAGTAGGGGATAGTGTGTATGTGAGCACTTACGGGAAGAATGGGATCGTCTATCAGTCAGAGGATTCTATGGGGATAGTCGGTGTAATGATCCAGACTCATAAGGTAAAGGTCAATAAGAAGCGGTTGAAGTTATTTATTGAGAAAAAAGAGCTGTACCCTGAGAATTATGACATGAATATTATACTTGAATCCAAAGAAAATCGGAAAAAGTTGAGGACGATGGAACGTAAACATGTAGATGGACTTACCATTATCCGAAAGCCTGAACAATAATCGTTTTTTTATCTCTTCATGAACAAGATATCTTCACGGGTCTATTTCTAGAAATGAAAAATCCCCATGTAAACAAGCAGTAAGTTCTTTTACTGTCTGCTTACATGGGGATGATATTTGTAAATCGCAAACTTACAAATGAGCCGATAAAATTTCTACAAATTGCTCTAGAAATTGGCGTTCTTCATCATCGAATCGGTTCTTAAGTGGGCTATCTATATCTAGTACCCCATACAGTTCACCGTCTTTCATGATCGGCACCACAATTTCACTGTTGGAAGCCTCATCGCAAGCGATATGACCAGGAAAGGCATGAACATCATCGATAAGGAGTGTACGACGCTCGATAGCAGCAGTTCCGCAGACACCGCGACCTAAGGGAATACGTATGCAGGCTGGAAGGCCTTGAAAGGGTCCAAGTACGAGCTCCTTACCATCAAACAAGTAGAATCCGACCCAGTTGGTATCCTTCATAAACAGGTTAAGTAAAGATGAGGCATTAGCTAAATTAGCGATGGAGCTAGGTTCGTCATGAATAAGGGATTTTAATTGATCTAATACGGCTGAGAATTGATATCCACGGTCGCCCTCGTAGGGAATCGCTTGAAACATTAGACACTCCACCTTTCTTATAAACCACCGGTTAATTATAAAAGAGTAGTACAGCGCAGCCTCTGTCGTCAAGTGAAAGTTATATAAGGAGAGCCGTAGTATGAGGATGGAGTGTTTCCTGCTGAACATAGTAGGGTAATCATTTGTGGAAATACTAGGGTATTCTCCAATCTGTCCGACCGAATTCATCTATATAGAGATAAAACAAGAGTTCCCGATATGTTATATACTTGTATTGGAAGTTTGAGTATAGATTGGAGAGTGAAGAAATTGAAGAAATACTTTTTGTTGATCATGTTAATGAGTTTGTTTATGACTAATGGTGTAGAAGCAGCTAAGGATTCGACTACAACGAGTCAAGCGTCGTCATTGTCTTCGTCTTCAAATTTTTTAGTATCAAATATTTCTGCATCTCATACGCAGCCGAAACCTAATGAAGATAATTCGCCCAACAGAATCCCTACTTCTGGGGCCGTTCTCATCGGTCTGGGAAGTCTGATTGTTATTGTTCTAATAGGAACAATGGGTGTTATCCTTGGATTGGGTAATGGGAGACGCAAACAAATAAGACAAGTGGGTATAGACCTCGCTGAACTTATGGTACAAGCCAATCATATGTTGGATTCTATTCAATCTTTTAAAGGCATATCCCAAGGGGTTACCGGTGAGATGGTTGAAGGAATCATTGAAAGGTTATCTAATAGTATGATTGAACTATCACGGATTCAATCTGAAATGTCTACTGTGCAAATATCGATAACTCACCTATCTACGCTTAAAGCATCATATGAGCACTTTCTGTCTGAACATAATAGAATGAAGGCTTTTGTTACAGCAGAGGAGATTCAAGTAGATGTTGTGATTAAGGCGGATCGGACATTGAAACAGAAAAAGGATGCCGTTAAGAAACAAGTGAGTAGCTTAAATGAGGACATAAAGACATCTACTGAGAATAGGGATTTAACACCCGCAGTCATTCAGGGACAATTAGATCAGATCGATGTTCATATAAGCAAAGTTGAAGAACTAGAAATGTTTGATCCGTTGGCTGCATTGACACTATTAGAAGTTATAGAACAAAAAATAGGGCAAGTCCGTAAAGATGTATTTCAAAAGTAAGCTTACTAGAAAAGAGTACAAATTGACACCTCTATAAATATTGTATACAATTAAGTTTTTAACAATTGAATATGAAGAAAAGAGGAGAATCATATGAGTACACTATATACGGCAACAGTAACGGCAACAGGTGGAAGAGAAGGTAAAGTGATATCTTCAGATGGTCAGATTGATTTAAATATTGAAATGCCAAAAAGTTTGGGTGGTAGCGGCGGAGCTGGAACAAACCCCGAGCAATTATTTGCTGCTGGATACTCGGCTTGTTTCGACAGTGCTCTGAACTTGGTCATTCGTTCAAAAAGAATGAAGGAAGTAACAGGAACCGAAGTAACAGCGCATGTCTCCATTATGAAAGAGGGCGACGGTTTCAAGATCGGCGCTATGTTGGATGTGAAAGTATCTGGTGTGGACAAAGCTACAGCTCAAGAGCTTGCAGACGCAGCACATCAAGTATGTCCGTATTCTAAAGCAACACGTGGTAATATCGACGTGACAATTAACGTCGTTGAATAAGAGCGAATACCGTATAGGTATTCATATATAACCCAACAACCTGACGATTTGTCGTCAGGTTGTTTTTTTTGAAAATATAAGAAAGGTGAAGTTTACTTATTCCGTAAAGGAAGCCAGTTCAATACGTCT
The nucleotide sequence above comes from Paenibacillus sp. IHBB 10380. Encoded proteins:
- a CDS encoding GAF domain-containing protein, with translation MFQAIPYEGDRGYQFSAVLDQLKSLIHDEPSSIANLANASSLLNLFMKDTNWVGFYLFDGKELVLGPFQGLPACIRIPLGRGVCGTAAIERRTLLIDDVHAFPGHIACDEASNSEIVVPIMKDGELYGVLDIDSPLKNRFDDEERQFLEQFVEILSAHL
- a CDS encoding endonuclease MutS2 yields the protein MDNVTLAMLEYDKMKEKLLDYAISYEGRRLIEELKPNDQLRAIQRAMEETEEARALLEKGASIPLPSLDGIEYVVSLLYTGYMFTEQDFASINTFLNSCSQLKRYMAAKGNIAPVISTYASSLSELTKVRSEIDRCIKHGKVTDQASKNLERVRKKMFVIKDRIQKKLATLLSRHQAILQEHLVSVRNGRYVIPVRKEYHKQVKGSILDQSTSGQTVYMEPEEIASLQVELSMLQADESREEGIILYELTGLVESAASDIQLNIQITGTYDFIIAKGKYGRSIGGGPVLLNANGNIAVYGAKHPLLLRTMIPLDMAIGTGYRSLIITGPNTGGKTVALKTLGILTLMVQSGLLVPVDPGSTFAVFSKVMTVIGDGQSIEQSLSTFSAQIQRLIHMVETANSSTLLLIDELAAGTDPGEGMALSIAILEELNRRGACMMVTTHFNELKTFASHTEGFQNARMEFDVETLEPLYRLTIGEAGRSYAIEIAKKLGMSQGIVQRSQNIVTGQKQRLSREEQPYVDVKVDSGFNSQSSSGNSKSKGNSKYHHNLKDQQQSARHLRRFEVGDSVYVSTYGKNGIVYQSEDSMGIVGVMIQTHKVKVNKKRLKLFIEKKELYPENYDMNIILESKENRKKLRTMERKHVDGLTIIRKPEQ
- a CDS encoding organic hydroperoxide resistance protein, translated to MSTLYTATVTATGGREGKVISSDGQIDLNIEMPKSLGGSGGAGTNPEQLFAAGYSACFDSALNLVIRSKRMKEVTGTEVTAHVSIMKEGDGFKIGAMLDVKVSGVDKATAQELADAAHQVCPYSKATRGNIDVTINVVE